The genomic region TTAGTAGTGCTGTTATGCCTAACGTTGATGAACTTATGTTTCTATGCTGTCGCTATTTTTTGAATAAAGCACTCGGATTTTGGAGTTGAGTCACAAGTTTTCTTTGATTATGTTGAGTAGAGTCGCACGTTATCAAATTTGGAACTCAAGTCCAAGTCAAGTGCAAGTCCACAACACTGATCAGTTGCATTCAGATAtttacttcctgttagtttcaatacCAGAATTGAAATTAGacgggcagtaaagtcaaaattaaactacgatttagataaaacatgcagtttttaacaactttcaaatttacttctgttataaaatctgctttgttctctttgctTTGCTGAAAAGTATGCCCAGGTCAACAatcactactggaagctatctggtcattggtggctacacacacatgcctcttgccattggctcaccagatgtgtttagctagctaaaAGTAGAACATTGCTCCTCCTGAGGCCACCTAGGTAtaatcttcaacaaatgataccaagagaacaaagaaatgtaataatagaaatacattagaatgttgtttaaaattgcattctctgactGAGCCATGAAAGTTTCAATCTGACTTTGACTAAAGTGTTCCTTTAATTGTTGCTTTTTGTATGCTTTAATTTGTGTTACACAAATTTACACCACACAACAGTGACCTCTTTTAATGTAGACATAGAAAATACCAGCACCAATGGCTAGCAATACTTATACCTGCTAAACTCTCAAACAGAAGTCCCCCTGGTGGTAGCAAACAGGTGAACGATGGCACAAAAACAGGAATTGAAGATTGTTGACACTGAGACAGTAAAGCAGGTAGAAATGGATATTTCTTTGGGTCACCTGGAATCAAAGAATGAATAATGGCTATTATAATGTATTCAAAATGGCAGCATTATAATGTATTCAATAAATAATATCATTATTATTACAATGAGAGTTTGTGAGATAAACATGGCACAGTCTCTTAGCGTGCAATGCACAGAAATAGGgccgattatctaaagctctctaggCTTGGGAGATTTTCTGAGAAATCCTGCCAGTATGATGAAgccagtggggcatatttatcaagctccgaacggagcttgatgccccgtgtttctggcgagcctgcaggctcgccagaaacagcagttataaagcagcggtcacaaagactgctgctccataacctgtccggaagacatcgccggaaatcaacccgatcgagtacgatcgggttgattgacacccccctgctggcgacccattggccgcgagtctgcagggggcaatgttgcaccagcagctcttgtgagctgctggtgcaatgctgaatacggcgagcgtattgctcgccgtattcagcgaggtctggcggacctgatccgcactgtcggatcaggtccgccagaccttgataaataggggccgatGTGTTTAATCTGTAAATGCAGttttttttaccttgagaacagtgtgacacacaaaggggtgttccctgcttaAAAGTATGTGAAGGCCATGCATACATAATAATCGGACATCATTTAAAATAGTATAAAATGAAAtgatgaaatattgaaataaaaatatgcagtaaaaacatTGTATTGTTCACTCGTATTGCAAtcgtaataaaaaatagtattttatggaaaaatttaaatttgtattgaaattgcacaggaaaaaaaaagttatttatatataaatgtaccatACCTGGTGCTACAGGTTTGTCTAAGCTTTCTATCTGGTGCAGGCGTCCCTTAAGTTGTGATGCCAATTGACAGGGATCTCTGAGTAAAACTTTGCTGGAGAGTTGAAGAACATCAGACAACAGATCCAGATCTAGTATTGGCCTATTCAACAGAAAGATATCAAGATCATTTTAGATGATAGCAGTTAAGACTGTGTGGTTTGGAAATTAGTTGATAAACATATTGTTAGTGGCAAATTGTACCTTAAATTGAAATGCCTTTGTGTCATTCCAGAATATAGTGATGCacttataactatatataatagGAACAAGCGCTTATTTATTGAGGGtttcaatatatatattgttattctttatttataaagcgccaacattatatactgtatatatatatatatatatatatatatatatatatacatacatacagtatatgtatattagCAGCTAATTTAGGACATTAAATTACAACTTTGGCCAAAATAAACCATCAACTTTACAGTATTGCCATTTGTCAGTTAAATTTGTGTTAAATAACTGAACTTCCAATAAAAACATTTCAGTAAATtctttttgcaattattttttaaacaatagttctgatttaaatactttttccaATTAGAACCcatattttagcatttttgttgATGAATATTTTGATATACTCATAAAGTACACACAACTTGTAGTAAGccttaaatatgtattttatgaatGTGATTTTTACCTTTCAGAATTTCTTGCTGCCTGGAGGTCTTCTTGTATATTGACAAGTGAGGTGGCCCAAGCTTTATGCAAGAGGTACTCATAGTTGAATATGCATTCTGTGATCAGCCGCATTAACTGGTTGGACTCAATAAGATGGTAAGATATTCCCAGAATTTTGCGTAGATTGAACACATTGCTGGAATAACTGCCCTGCTTTCCAACCCAGGATAATGGCATCATAAGACTGTTTTTGTCATTAAAACTATGATTATGGCGGCATTTACTTTCTAGGTAGTAATTAGCAAAAACTGCATGAACAGAAAGCTGAGAATCCTTTGTTTTCACGTACCGCGTCATACACGCATTCCTAAAAGAAGTGTGAGCCCAGTTAATAACATACACATTGTCTGTCCTTTGTTCTACCAAATGATTTCCAAGGTCATTCCTTAGCTTTAGCCAGAGGGCTTCTGGAAATACTGACACGTTTACATCATGATATTGCTTTATCTCATTCATGACTCCATCATCTAAAGACAAGAGATCTAATAATTCCTCTAAAGCAATGCCATTTCTTGATAAAGAGATATAAGATGCCGTTTTTTTCATGACTTGTTCCCCATGGACCTTCTCCAACCTTCCTAAAATCCCAGAATACAGCTTTGAGATGTTGGGATATAGAATAACATTTTTTGGGGGAGTAAATGATCTCCATAGACTTGACTCGATGTACGAAACCACTGCATAAAGTGGAAGTGGACAGCCAGCGCAGGCATCCAGTAACACTGCTTTCTGGTAAGCGGTTAGTCTGCGCTGGTCTCTTTCCAGCCATGAATCTGTCATCTTATTTATTTCAGATGTGTTAAGGGGTGGTATGGAAATAATGTTTTGCTTCACTGTAAGTttctaaaaaaaacatcaaatttagttatttcataacaaagtgaattttatatatgtattcatctttaaagggacagtaaagtaaaaattaaacttaaagggatatgaaacccaaaacattttagtttgtgatacagacagagaaaaccattttaaaaagtttccaatttatttctattctcaaatttgctttgttcccatgatattctttgttgaagagatacctaggtaggcatctggagcactacatggcaggaaatagtgctgccctctagtgttcttgcaaatgaataacattcttgcaaaactgctgtcatatagtgctacagaaaaggtccggctcctaagcttacgtccctgcttttcaacaaaagacaccaaaagaacaaataaaaattgataatataactatattagaaagttgtttaaaatagtatactctatctgaatcataaaagaaagatttcgggtttcatatccctttaaatagattggagagagcatgacattgtaaacaactttcacttttgtttttgtttgtttgttttttaaatgatcaAATTTTGTTTAGTTATcttgatatttttttaaagaataatcatTGGTGAGCTCAGGGGTGTGCATCTGTCTAACAATCTGACAATAGAGTTTGctgcaatgtttatagcaatattatacatagctGCAagtactgctgccatagaatgctaaaggcatgtgcacactgctaagctcctatcagccttgaattatagcaatattatacatagctGCAagtactgctgccatagaatgctaaaggcaTGTGCACACTGCTAAGCTCCTATCAGTCTTgaattatagcaatattatacatagctGCAagtactgctgccatagaatgctaaaggcatgtgcacactgctaagctcctatcagccttgaATTACTCTCCAGCATAGAATACAAAgtaaagaaagcaaatttgataatctaaGTACATTGGGAAGTTATTCAAACTTGCTTGCTCTTTATGAATCAATTTAACTTTGACTTTAAGGTTATTATTTCATGTAGTAAGTTACAgtttctttcatggtagtgagagtccacaagaccccaccctttgtttttgggtattatattttcttaaagggataggaacgtcaaaattaaacttgcatgattcagagagagcatgtaattttaagacacttttaaattcacttttattttcaaatgtgcttcattctcttagtatcccttgttaaaaatgaatacgcacatatcatacactagtgggagctgctgctgattggcgcctgcacacatttgtctcttgtgattggctaactagatgtgttcagct from Bombina bombina isolate aBomBom1 chromosome 2, aBomBom1.pri, whole genome shotgun sequence harbors:
- the LOC128647465 gene encoding NACHT domain- and WD repeat-containing protein 1-like, which encodes MKKTASYISLSRNGIALEELLDLLSLDDGVMNEIKQYHDVNVSVFPEALWLKLRNDLGNHLVEQRTDNVYVINWAHTSFRNACMTRYVKTKDSQLSVHAVFANYYLESKCRHNHSFNDKNSLMMPLSWVGKQGSYSSNVFNLRKILGISYHLIESNQLMRLITECIFNYEYLLHKAWATSLVNIQEDLQAARNSERPILDLDLLSDVLQLSSKVLLRDPCQLASQLKGRLHQIESLDKPVAPGDPKKYPFLPALLSQCQQSSIPVFVPSFTCLLPPGGLLFESLAGHTDSITAVAEARKDLQVITASKDGTLKLWDLVTGAVTFTLHGVGINVDSITACLENRIVAVTQKNSFQVWDLSLSKMIYAASGFLDVPIMASAMDGQLLLAFFDGSHLVKNCKYLRVVYLTRQGS